TCCTGTTCGCCTGGTAAATCCAGTTTATTTTCTTTAAGGTAACCCGGACTAACGACCTTTATTTGCTTTCCCTCCACATCAGCTTCCACTCCTTTACCGGTGATAGCGTTGAAATTCTGTGTTTTTGGGATATCGATTTGAAGCTCTTTTACCTTTTGGATAATACCCGTAGCGATGGGATGTTCTGAATTTTGTTCTAAAGCCGAAGCAAATCGTAGTATTGCATGCTCATTCAGGCCGCTTTGATAACTAACGACCTTTGATACCTCAAATTTACCAACAGTGAGTGTTCCTGTCTTGTCGAAAACCAGGGTGGTGATTTTACGAGCATTTTCAAAGGCAGTCCGATTTTTAATTAACAAACCATTTTTAGCGGATTGAGCAGTCGATTTGGCAACTACCAAAGGAACGGCTAAACCAAGTGCATGAGGACAGCAGATAACAATTACGGTGACCATACGCTCGATGGAAAAGGCCAAATCTTTCCCTCCTGCAAAATACCAGTAAGAGAAAGTTATGATACCTGCCAAGATAGCGATCAAGGTAAGCCATCTGGCAGCAGTATTGGCCAGGAGCTGCGTTTTGGATTTCGAATGCTGTGCGTCCTGAACAAGTTGAATCACTTGAGATAAATAGGATTGTTCTGCCCCATGTGCGACTGAAATCCGGATGGCTCCGTTTCCGTTAATAGATCCGGCAATTACTTCATTTCCTTTCCGCTTCAGCACTGGTTTCGACTCACCTGTAAGCATGCTTTCATTTAAAAAACTTTCACCGTCTATGATGGTGCCATCGGCTGCAACTTTCTCCCCAGGTTTGATCAGTATGACATCGTCTTTTTTCAGATCAGCAGTTTTGATGTCATTGACATGGTCACCCGTTATCAGATGCGCTTCGTCCGGCATCAGTTGTACGAGCAATTCAAGCTCTCTGGAGGCACCGGCAATGGATTTCATTTCGATCCAATGCCCCAACAGCATAATCAGGATCAAGGTTGCCAGTTCCCAGAAAAAATCCATCCCCGCTAGTCCAAATACCGTTGCAACACTATATCCATAGGCAACTGTGATGGCAAAACCAATCAGCGTCATCATGCCTGGATCTTTACTACGCATTTCATCCGCCCACCCTTTAAGGAAAGGCCATCCGCCGTAAAAGAATACGAATGATGAAAGTGCGGCCAGAACATATTGATCTCCCGGAAATTCGATATAAATATTAAGCCATTGCTGAATCATGTGAGACAGGAGAAGTATTGGAACGGTAAGTATTAGCACTACATAAAAGCGCTTACGGAAATCAGCAATCATCATCGCATGATGGTCGTGTCCCGCATGCCCCATGGGTCGATTGTGTTCATGGTTTGCCTCGTGTTCTGGTTTTGAATTCTTAATCTGTTCATGAGCATTATGACCATGGCCATGGTGGCCGTGATGAGCGGCATCGTTTCCTTGAGAATGAGAATGTTCCATAATTGTTAGTTTATTCGGTTTATACTTTACAATTTAGCATCGATCTTGTTTCGTAGTCCCTTAGACCAATTGATCAGAAGATCAACTTCCTCCTTCGTTAATCTTGCATCCCTATGAATCAGTGTATATGACTTTAGCGGCATAGCTCCATCCTTCAATTGACTTTCGATAGATCGAAGCTTATTGTATTGCTTCTTTATTGGATATGATCCGAATTCATCCAAATTAAGTTCCTTTTTTCCATGGATAATATGGTTTTCCATCAACTTCGCAAAAGGCTGTACACTACTGTACCAAGGATATGCTGTACGATTACTATGACAGTCAAGGCATGCCTTTTTTAACACGGCATTTACCCTTTGCGGAACGTTGTATATATGATTAATGGCATTTACTCCTGCCGCTCCATTGTTCTTTTCCTGTTTCGGAATAAATTGTATAATCACTACAGCTAACAATACAAAAATTCCAATGACAACTACCGATTTGCTTAATTTGTTCATAAGAATATTTACTTAAAGTTAAATAATTTCGCTGTTTTAGCCATTTTTTTCTCATTTATTATAATAACATAATAAAGAGGCTAAGCTTCCTGTAAAGGATGTTTTCCCTTTTTCAGTATATACTCGCTATAAAGTAAATAAGCACCGGTAACCACCAATTTATTGCCTGCTTTTAAACCCGATCTAATTTCAACTTTATCGAAGGATTCCAATCCAGTGGTTACTTTTCTTGGTTCAAAGCGTTCTTCATCTATGGCAACCCATACATGTCGGGTATTGCCATCATTAATAACGGCATTTATAGGAATTGACAAATATTCTGACGACGATTTTTTGGAGAGAATGATATTAGCTTGCATCCCGGGTTGCCAACGATTATCAGGATTGGTGATGCTTCCGCGAATCTGCAAAATTTGCTCGCTGCTTGCGAGGTTCGGTGTTATAAATTGAAGGGTCATATCCTGCGGGTCATTCTCCCAGCCGGCAACAATTACCTTTAGTTTTTGCCCTTCCTTTATTTCACCAATTTCAGAAGGATACACATCTGCCTCGACCCACAGATTATTATAGTTTTCTAATTGTAGCAAAGTAGAACCTTCCGATACATACTGGCCTTCGGTAACAGAAATCTCCGAAACTTTGCCGCTTTGCGGCGCATAATACGTAATGTAAGGATTTGTTCTTTTTGTATCTGCCAGGTGTTTGATTTGCGTATCGGATTGGCCATATAGAATCAGTTTCTGTTTGGAAGCTTTATGAATATCCTGAAATCTCCTGTCGTTATTGAACTGCGCGGATTGTGCAAGCGCCATCAGGTATTCTTCTTGCAAGGTCAACAATTCTTCTGAGTAAATTTTATAAATTGCCTGCCCTTTTCCGACTGATACGCCTGTCTCTTTTACATATAGTTCTTCGATCCTCCCCGCAACCCTGCTGCTAATAAACGTCGTCTGTTCCGGATTGACAACAAGTTTTCCATTTAAATAACTATTGTCTTCAAATCCTTCGGTTCCGATTATAACTGTTGTGATGTTAGCCAATGCCTGCTGATCCTTACTGAGAGTCAGACCTTTGTCTTTATTGTTTTTATCGAAGGGGACAAGATCCATACCACAGATGGGACAGGTCCCCGGTTTATTCTGAACGATCTGCGGATGCATTGGGCAGGTATAAGTTTTAACTGAAACGTTCCCTTCCAGATCTTTCTTTTTTTTCGTGCATGCAGCAATTATAATGGACGGCGAGACAACCGTGAATAGTACTGACTTCAAAAAAGTTTCTCTTTTCATATTAACTATCTTTTTGGGTGATGATGAAACTTTCACTATCTACGAGATAATAAGCGTTTTCCGCGACGGACCAGTGACTGATGTTATCCAATACTTGAACTTGTCCATCTACAGTAACACCGCTTTTAACTTCCGTAGGCACAAAAACGCTCCCCTGCTTTTTAAACACAATGGACCGACCGCCCAGTTTTAATACAGCCTGCTTCGGAAGCCACCAACCGCTAGCGATCGTTGTTGGGATTTTTCCACGTAGTAACTCACCAACCCGGAGATTCGTGGTTGCCCCATAAACCCTCGCCAGCGTGAAATTTTCCCCTGCCCTGTAGGTCGGTTCGAGCAGCTCAATCTTATCCAAATAACTTTTGTCCGGGTTTGCTGTGCTATTGTAGAGTATTCTTGCATTTAATTTGACCATGGAAGCCAGTTGAGGAGCGATGGAAAACTCTGCAATCAGATCCCTGTTGGTATAAATATTGAACAATCCCTGGCCCACGCTGACATACTGCCCTTCCCGTAGTATCAGTGGGGTAGTAGTTACAGTGGTTGGAGTGCTCGTTGCGCTGCCTGGAGACATGGAATTCCCTCCCGACATCCCCCCCATACCGCCATCTGTGCTAGGAGCCGGAGCTACCGCTGTAACCGGAGCTGGGGATGTGCCTTTTTCCAAGATGTAGCCATCCGCTGGACTATAGATGGATACCCGATAGTCCGGTTGACCTTTCTGTAATATGCTATTAATCTGCTGCTGCGTTAAACCGAGAAAACGAAGCTTGTTGGTTGCCTTGTTGTATAACTGCTCGTTGGTCACTTTATTTCCCTTCAGCAGTAATAATTCCCGCTGTGCTGAAACCAGTTCAGGGGAGTATATTTGCATGATCAGTTGGCCACGCCTGACAGGCTGATAGTTATATTTTATATACAGTTTTTCAATTCTTCCTCCAACACGGGCGCTGATCGATGTATTATTTCTGGTATCAAGCGTCACTTTGCCGGGAACTTCAACCATCAAAACCTGTATACCGCTATCGGCCTTAGTAGTCGATATACTGGCTTTAATCTGTTCATTTACCGGTTTCAATAACGATTGAAGACTAGTATCTACTGGAGACTCTCCGTGCTGTTCGTGTCCCTTACTCGGAACCTGATCGGGTTTTCCCTGCCGACAACCAATGATCAGAGCCGTCAAGCAAAAAAGCACTATACGCTTATTTATAAAGTTCTTTCTCATAATCTACAATCATTTTGTATAGTTTAAGCTTTTCATCCAATAACGAATTTCTCATCATGGTTACCGCTTCCCAGTCATTGATTACCACGGTGAGCTCCTGTTTATTTTCTTGGTAGGCTTGAAAATTTGCGTCAAGTGCGCGGTTCAGCGACGGAATTACTTTTTCCTCAATAGCGCTGATCTGTTTCTGCATATTTAGTATTTCGTACTGCATTCCATATAGCATACCTTGACTCTCCACCAACATGCCGGTTCTTTCTTTTTGCATTGCCTGTACGTTCAGTTCCATCGCTTTTACTTCGTTCTTGTACATTTTACTGCTCCAGGGAGCTATTGGTATACTTACCATTCCCATTATACTATAAGCGTTCGGCATCATTTTTCCCAACGGGGACATATGGTCAAAGCGGATTTTAAAATCCGGTTTTGACTCCTTTTTCATGGATTGTATGTTAAGTTGCATACTCCCTATATCCGCATCCATCTTTGTAATATCTTTTCTTCTTGTAGCCAGAATTGAAGTGTCCAAACTTGCTTGAGGTGTAAATTCCGGAGAAAAAGTTGTGTCAACTGCGAACAAGGTATTTCCCGGCTGGTTCATTAAGCTATTGAGCCATGCACGTGCTTTGGCAATTTCCCCTTCTTGCATGCGGATCATGTTCTCAGTGTCCTCTATGCGCGCATCTGCTTTAAATACGCTACCTAGGGAAGATCTGTTATATTCATAGCGAATCCCTTCTATTTCCTTCATGGTTTTCATCAGAACCACATTTTCTCGGAGTATATGGATGCGCTTTTCGGCAACTAACCAGCTATAGTAAAGCATTTTGGCTTGTGCTTTCAGTTCATTGAGCTTGACCTTTCTTGATTCAAGTTCCGACTTCCCCTGTGAGGCAATAAAATCCCGTTTTCCCCTTAGTTTTGATGGATTTGGAATATCCTGTTCAAATTGAAGCATAAGCGATCCTTTATCGCTATCCGACATAATTTCTTGTCCCGGATATGGTGTCATAAACGTTCCTACACCAACCATTGGAGCCATCCATGAAGTGGCCGCTTTTGCGCTATACTGAAATCCTTCCGCTTTCAACGAATAAGATTTCAGTTGCTCATTTTGCTCATCAATGCGTTTTAGTATAGTATCTAACCGTAACACAGATGTGTCTTGCCCGTAAGTGAAAACAGGATATAAAACGAGGATAAATAGTAATTTCTTAATGGTTTGCATCGTATATTTCTAATTTTCCGTATTTACGTAATTCATATTCTTTTGTCATCAGAAATATCAACGGAGTGACTAATAGGATGTGCGTAGAAGATGTTAGAACACCTCCAATCATAGGAAGTACAATAGGTTGCATGACATCGATCCCTACACCATTTGCCCATAGTACCGGCACTAAACCGAACAAAGCGACACTTACCGTCATCAATTTTGGTCTGAGGCGTTTTGCGGCACCATGTATTACATATTCCCTTAAATCTTCTTTGGTTATGGTATCGCTACTGTTTCCTTTCAGTTTGACCAATTGTTGCATGGCATCGTTAAGATAAATGACCATGACAATACCTGTTTCTACTGCAATTCCGAACAGTGCTATAAATCCTACTGCCACGGCTACGGACAGATTGACTCCCCAGAAGTAAATCATATAAGCGCCACCTATCAGCGCGAACGGTATCGTCACAAGGCTTAAAAACGCTTCCCGCAGAGAATGAAAGGCAAAATATAAGGCGAAAAATATAATCACGAACACGATGGGTGCAATCCATAACAATGTTTGCTGCCCTCTGATCAAATTTTCGTACTGTCCGCTCCATTCCAGGAAATAACCGTCCGGCATTAACCCCTTGCTGCCGTTGATCCTGTCAATAGCTTCTTTAACCGTACTTCCCAAATCCCTGTCACGAACATTGAACATGACAGCACCTCGCAGTAGCGCATTATCGGACGTGATCATAGGAGGACCTGCTTCAAACTTGACGTTGGCAACAGAGCTCAACGGAACTTCACCGAATGACTGGCTCTTAAGAGGAATTCTTTCGATTTTTGTGATGCTGTTTCTATAATCCTGACTTAGCCTCACGTTTATGCTAAATCTCCGACGGCCTTCGATGGTCTGTCCTATGGGTGCACCTCCTAAGGCCGATTCAACGGTTTGATTCACATCATCGACGGTTAAACCATAACGGGATAGTGCTGATCGGTCAATATCTATATTTAAGTATTTTCCACCTGTAATAGGCTCCACGTATAGATCCTGTACACCCGGAATCCCTTCCAGAGCGTTTTTGACACGTTCAGATACCGATGCTATGCTGTCCAATTGCTGTCCATAAACTTTAATCCCCACATCGGTGCGGATCCCCGTTGCCAACATATTAATCCGATTGATAATGGGTTGTGTCCAGCCATTCACCACCCCCGGAATCTGAAGCTTCTTATCCAATTCGTCGATGATATCCTGCTTCGTTATGCCTTCTCTCCATTGACCTTTAGGTTTGAGCATAATAATCGTCTCGATCATACTGATAGGCGAGTTATCCGTTGAGGTACTTGCCCTCCCCGCCTTTCCCAGCACCTTTTCTACTTCCGGAACACTTTTAATGATTTTGTCCTGGACCTGTAAAATGCGTTTCGCTTCACTGTTGCTTATATCTGGAAGCGTAACCGGCATGAAGAGGATGCTTTGTTCATCCAAAGGAGGCATAAACTCGGTACCTAAGTTTTTAAGTAATGGAATAGTTATTAAAAGAGCGATTACATTAATGGCTATAGTTGTTTTCCGCCATTTTAATACTTTCCGGATAATCGGCTCATAGATTCTGCTGAGAAAACGGTTGACAGGGTTTGCGTCATCTGGCTTGAACTTCCCTTTCATAAAAAAGGATATCAACACAGGGGCCAGAGTAATAACCAAAAATGCATCAACAATCATGATGAAGGTTTTGGTATAAGCTAATGGATGAAACAGTTTTCCTTCCTGTCCAGTCAACATAAAAACCGGCAAAAATGAGGTTATAATGATAACGGTTGCAAAAAAGACGCCCCGGCTTACCTGTTTGCTGCTTTTTTCAATTACCTTTATTCTTTCTTCATCAGAAATCCATTGAGGCGATCTTTTGAATATATTTTTAAATTTTTTCATATTATATTTCGCTGGACTTTTTATTGGATGATTCCCACTGCTCGTATCGCTCTGACAGATGTTTATACGCATTTTCGCTCATGATAATACCATTATCTACGATGACACCTATAGCGAGCGCGATACCGGTCAATGACATGATATTCGATGAAATTCCAAACGCGTTAAGTAATATAAAACTGACGGCCAATGTGATGGGTATCTGGATAATGATACTGAGAGCACTTCTCCAATGGAAAAGGAAGATGATAACCACAATGGAAACAACGATCATCTCCTCTATCAAGGTACGTTTTATTGATTCGACCGACTCCTTTATCAATTCTCCACGGTCATACACAATGTCAAACTTGACCCCTTCAGGGAGTCCTTTTGCAACTTCCTTCATTTTCAGCTTGATGCGATCGATCACTTCAGCGGCATTCTCGCCGTAACGCATAACAACAATTCCACCTACACGCTCGCCCTCCCCATCTTGATCGAAAATGCCCAACCGTGCCTCACCTGTCATCTGGACGGTGCCTATGTCCGATATTTTGATAGGATTTCCGTTTTGGTTGGCAACCGGTATATTTTCGATTTCTTCTATAGATTGTAGATAACCGCTTGTTTTAATAATATAACCAATATCACTCATTTCGAATTTTCGCCCTCCGCTTTCGTTATTGTTCGTTCGCACGGCATTGATAACATCAGGTATAGATAATTTATAATAGAGAAGTCTGTTTGGATCAACGGTAACTTGGTATTGCTTTTGAAAACCACCGAAAGAAGCTATTTCACTTACTCCTTGAACATTTTGCAAAGCAAACTTAATGTACCAGTCCTGCACAGCTCGCTGTTCTCCAAGATCTAGTTTGGGTGCATCTAAGGTATACCATAAAATATGTCCCACACCCGTTCCATCCGGACCGAGCTGTGGGGTTGCACCTGTCGGCAAGGTACTGGAAACAGTACTTAGCCGTTCCAATACACGTTCACGTGCCCAGTAGATATCGACATCGTCGTCAAAAATGACATAAATAAAGCTCATACCGAACATTGAGCTTCCTCGAACGTATTTTATGCGGGGTAATCCCTGTAGGTTTGTAACCAAGGGATAAGTGATCTGGTCCTCGATCAATTGCGGTGCCCTTCCCATCCATTCGGTAAATACGATCACCTGGTTTTCAGACAGATCTGGAATGGCATCGATGGGATTCTTTTTTACCGATATTACTCCCCAGACAAATATGCCCAGGCTTAACATCAGTACGATAAAACGGTTACGTAACGACCACTCGATAACTTTATGTACCATATCGATAAAGTAATTTTGCTGTAAAAACTGATTGATGGTTTAATTTGTAGTAACGGAGCAGCCTGAAAAGTAGCCCGTGACTACGTCACGGGCGAAATAAAACTAATTAATAACT
This Olivibacter sp. SDN3 DNA region includes the following protein-coding sequences:
- a CDS encoding copper-translocating P-type ATPase — encoded protein: MEHSHSQGNDAAHHGHHGHGHNAHEQIKNSKPEHEANHEHNRPMGHAGHDHHAMMIADFRKRFYVVLILTVPILLLSHMIQQWLNIYIEFPGDQYVLAALSSFVFFYGGWPFLKGWADEMRSKDPGMMTLIGFAITVAYGYSVATVFGLAGMDFFWELATLILIMLLGHWIEMKSIAGASRELELLVQLMPDEAHLITGDHVNDIKTADLKKDDVILIKPGEKVAADGTIIDGESFLNESMLTGESKPVLKRKGNEVIAGSINGNGAIRISVAHGAEQSYLSQVIQLVQDAQHSKSKTQLLANTAARWLTLIAILAGIITFSYWYFAGGKDLAFSIERMVTVIVICCPHALGLAVPLVVAKSTAQSAKNGLLIKNRTAFENARKITTLVFDKTGTLTVGKFEVSKVVSYQSGLNEHAILRFASALEQNSEHPIATGIIQKVKELQIDIPKTQNFNAITGKGVEADVEGKQIKVVSPGYLKENKLDLPGEQESDEASTIVFVLIDEVPIGYIALADTIRPESADAIRTLHDHHIKSILLTGDNKKVAASVAEKLGMNSFFAEVLPHQKLEKIKELQTRGEYVAMTGDGVNDAPALAQADVGIAVGSGSDIAAETAGIVLVNSNPKDVVNLILFGKATYRKMIQNLVWATGYNIIALPLAAGILYGQGILLSPAAGAILMTVSTVVVAINASLLKVGN
- a CDS encoding heme-binding domain-containing protein, with product MNKLSKSVVVIGIFVLLAVVIIQFIPKQEKNNGAAGVNAINHIYNVPQRVNAVLKKACLDCHSNRTAYPWYSSVQPFAKLMENHIIHGKKELNLDEFGSYPIKKQYNKLRSIESQLKDGAMPLKSYTLIHRDARLTKEEVDLLINWSKGLRNKIDAKL
- a CDS encoding efflux RND transporter periplasmic adaptor subunit; this translates as MKRETFLKSVLFTVVSPSIIIAACTKKKKDLEGNVSVKTYTCPMHPQIVQNKPGTCPICGMDLVPFDKNNKDKGLTLSKDQQALANITTVIIGTEGFEDNSYLNGKLVVNPEQTTFISSRVAGRIEELYVKETGVSVGKGQAIYKIYSEELLTLQEEYLMALAQSAQFNNDRRFQDIHKASKQKLILYGQSDTQIKHLADTKRTNPYITYYAPQSGKVSEISVTEGQYVSEGSTLLQLENYNNLWVEADVYPSEIGEIKEGQKLKVIVAGWENDPQDMTLQFITPNLASSEQILQIRGSITNPDNRWQPGMQANIILSKKSSSEYLSIPINAVINDGNTRHVWVAIDEERFEPRKVTTGLESFDKVEIRSGLKAGNKLVVTGAYLLYSEYILKKGKHPLQEA
- a CDS encoding efflux RND transporter periplasmic adaptor subunit: MRKNFINKRIVLFCLTALIIGCRQGKPDQVPSKGHEQHGESPVDTSLQSLLKPVNEQIKASISTTKADSGIQVLMVEVPGKVTLDTRNNTSISARVGGRIEKLYIKYNYQPVRRGQLIMQIYSPELVSAQRELLLLKGNKVTNEQLYNKATNKLRFLGLTQQQINSILQKGQPDYRVSIYSPADGYILEKGTSPAPVTAVAPAPSTDGGMGGMSGGNSMSPGSATSTPTTVTTTPLILREGQYVSVGQGLFNIYTNRDLIAEFSIAPQLASMVKLNARILYNSTANPDKSYLDKIELLEPTYRAGENFTLARVYGATTNLRVGELLRGKIPTTIASGWWLPKQAVLKLGGRSIVFKKQGSVFVPTEVKSGVTVDGQVQVLDNISHWSVAENAYYLVDSESFIITQKDS
- a CDS encoding TolC family protein, which gives rise to MQTIKKLLFILVLYPVFTYGQDTSVLRLDTILKRIDEQNEQLKSYSLKAEGFQYSAKAATSWMAPMVGVGTFMTPYPGQEIMSDSDKGSLMLQFEQDIPNPSKLRGKRDFIASQGKSELESRKVKLNELKAQAKMLYYSWLVAEKRIHILRENVVLMKTMKEIEGIRYEYNRSSLGSVFKADARIEDTENMIRMQEGEIAKARAWLNSLMNQPGNTLFAVDTTFSPEFTPQASLDTSILATRRKDITKMDADIGSMQLNIQSMKKESKPDFKIRFDHMSPLGKMMPNAYSIMGMVSIPIAPWSSKMYKNEVKAMELNVQAMQKERTGMLVESQGMLYGMQYEILNMQKQISAIEEKVIPSLNRALDANFQAYQENKQELTVVINDWEAVTMMRNSLLDEKLKLYKMIVDYEKELYK
- a CDS encoding efflux RND transporter permease subunit, which encodes MKKFKNIFKRSPQWISDEERIKVIEKSSKQVSRGVFFATVIIITSFLPVFMLTGQEGKLFHPLAYTKTFIMIVDAFLVITLAPVLISFFMKGKFKPDDANPVNRFLSRIYEPIIRKVLKWRKTTIAINVIALLITIPLLKNLGTEFMPPLDEQSILFMPVTLPDISNSEAKRILQVQDKIIKSVPEVEKVLGKAGRASTSTDNSPISMIETIIMLKPKGQWREGITKQDIIDELDKKLQIPGVVNGWTQPIINRINMLATGIRTDVGIKVYGQQLDSIASVSERVKNALEGIPGVQDLYVEPITGGKYLNIDIDRSALSRYGLTVDDVNQTVESALGGAPIGQTIEGRRRFSINVRLSQDYRNSITKIERIPLKSQSFGEVPLSSVANVKFEAGPPMITSDNALLRGAVMFNVRDRDLGSTVKEAIDRINGSKGLMPDGYFLEWSGQYENLIRGQQTLLWIAPIVFVIIFFALYFAFHSLREAFLSLVTIPFALIGGAYMIYFWGVNLSVAVAVGFIALFGIAVETGIVMVIYLNDAMQQLVKLKGNSSDTITKEDLREYVIHGAAKRLRPKLMTVSVALFGLVPVLWANGVGIDVMQPIVLPMIGGVLTSSTHILLVTPLIFLMTKEYELRKYGKLEIYDANH
- a CDS encoding efflux RND transporter permease subunit, coding for MVHKVIEWSLRNRFIVLMLSLGIFVWGVISVKKNPIDAIPDLSENQVIVFTEWMGRAPQLIEDQITYPLVTNLQGLPRIKYVRGSSMFGMSFIYVIFDDDVDIYWARERVLERLSTVSSTLPTGATPQLGPDGTGVGHILWYTLDAPKLDLGEQRAVQDWYIKFALQNVQGVSEIASFGGFQKQYQVTVDPNRLLYYKLSIPDVINAVRTNNNESGGRKFEMSDIGYIIKTSGYLQSIEEIENIPVANQNGNPIKISDIGTVQMTGEARLGIFDQDGEGERVGGIVVMRYGENAAEVIDRIKLKMKEVAKGLPEGVKFDIVYDRGELIKESVESIKRTLIEEMIVVSIVVIIFLFHWRSALSIIIQIPITLAVSFILLNAFGISSNIMSLTGIALAIGVIVDNGIIMSENAYKHLSERYEQWESSNKKSSEI